One Diabrotica virgifera virgifera chromosome 3, PGI_DIABVI_V3a genomic window carries:
- the LOC114349079 gene encoding 60S ribosomal protein L21 has translation MTNSKGYRRGTRDLFARKFKKRGVIPLSTYLRVYKVGDIVDIKGNGAVQKGMPHKVYHGKTGRVFNVTAHALGVIVNKRVRGRIIPKRINLRIEHVNHSKCRQDFLQRVKSNEKLRKEAKEKNVKVELRRQPAQPRPAHIVSGKVPAQVLAPIPYEFIA, from the coding sequence ATGACCAACTCTAAAGGTTACCGCCGAGGAACCAGGGATCTATTTGCCCGCAAGTTTAAAAAACGTGGTGTAATTCCACTTTCCACATATTTGAGAGTCTACAAAGTTGGAGATATTGTAGATATCAAGGGTAATGGTGCAGTTCAAAAGGGTATGCCCCACAAAGTGTACCATGGTAAGACAGGACGTGTTTTCAATGTTACTGCACATGCATTAGGTGTAATTGTAAACAAAAGGGTTCGAGGAAGAATCATCCCCAAAAGAATCAATCTCCGTATTGAACATGTAAACCACTCCAAGTGTCGTCAAGACTTCTTGCAAAGAGTAAAATCCAACGAAAAGCTACGTAAAGAAGCTAAAGAAAAGAACGTTAAAGTAGAACTTAGGAGACAACCTGCCCAACCTAGGCCAGCACATATTGTTAGCGGAAAGGTTCCAGCACAGGTGCTTGCTCCTATCCCATATGAATTCATTGCTTAG
- the LOC114349068 gene encoding RNA-binding protein 42: MRDISLLKMNSNKFRTMEDEMSRFEAEISAAPILNAYGPAYIPGFGAIPPPPAPPMLIPHQVNKGVKRYDNLFLTPTSTQSAVVSAKPTLYAAPKASTQSMPQAAPTQSVDFIALQNEVEKKLKKLKNEKVSAELAISQGKASSALQSFGPEDYKRKSTKNRKLMRTAGGQTWEDSSLADWQDDDFRIFCGDLGNDVTDELLTRTFNKFPSFQRAKVIRDKRTNKSKGYGFVSFKDPADFTKAMKEMNGRYVGSRPIKLRKSTWRNRCIDIVKKKEKEKVALLNLLTSGSR, translated from the exons ATGAGAGAtatatctttattaaaaatgaattccAACAAATTTAGAACAATGGAAGATGAAATGAGCAG GTTTGAAGCAGAGATATCTGCTGCTCCAATACTCAACGCCTATGGCCCAGCATACATACCTGGTTTTGGAGCTATACCTCCACCACCAGCACCTCCAATGTTAATACCACATCAAGTTAATAAGGGTGTCAAAAGATATGATAATCTATTTTTAACACCTACTTCTACTCAGTCCGCAGTGGTTTCTGCGAAACCTACTTTATATGCTGCTCCTAAGGCAAGTACTCAATCAATGCCTCAGGCAGCCCCGACACAGTCAGTAGATTTTATTGCTCTTCAAAATGAAGTGGAGAAAAAATTAAAGAAGTTGAAGAATGAGAAAGTTAGTGCAGAATTAGCTATTTCTCAAG gTAAAGCTAGCAGTGCACTACAATCTTTTGGTCCTGAGGATTATAAAAGAAAAAGTACCAAAAATAGAAAGCTGATGAGAACAGCTGGAGGTCAAACTTGGGAAGATTCTTCATTGGCTGATTGGCAAGATGATGATTTtag GATTTTCTGTGGAGATCTTGGAAATGATGTTACTGATGAGCTATTGACTAGAACTTTCAATAAATTTCCTTCATTTCAAAGAGCAAAGGTTATCAGAGATAAAAGAACTAATAAAAGTAAAGGCTATGGTTTTGTAAGCTTTAAAGATCCTGCCGATTTTACTAAGGCCATGAAGGAAATGAATG GACGTTATGTGGGTAGCAGACCTATAAAGCTAAGAAAAAGTACATGGCGCAATAGGTGTATAGATATTGTGAAGAAGAAGGAGAAAGAAAAAGTAGCCCTTCTAAATTTATTGACTTCTGGAAGTAGATGA